A part of Desulfotomaculum nigrificans DSM 574 genomic DNA contains:
- a CDS encoding superoxide dismutase family protein, translating into MPINLRYYQYWGNTPYGYGSAVASAQIRGGPLAPQICGVVYFTDVPDGVWVSVDVTGLPPYQPPQGDKPPVGPHGFHIHEFGNCEVGDPHNPFQAAGGHWNPTNQPHGNHAGDFPALFSNQGRAKMCFFTDKFTVAQVIGKSVIIHENPDDYRTQPAGAAGKRLACGVII; encoded by the coding sequence ATGCCAATCAACCTTCGATATTATCAGTATTGGGGTAACACCCCTTATGGCTACGGCAGTGCCGTAGCCTCGGCGCAAATTAGGGGTGGTCCGCTGGCTCCACAAATTTGCGGTGTGGTTTACTTTACCGATGTACCCGATGGGGTTTGGGTTTCGGTGGACGTCACCGGCCTTCCACCGTATCAGCCGCCCCAAGGAGATAAACCCCCGGTTGGCCCGCACGGGTTCCATATCCATGAGTTTGGCAATTGTGAGGTGGGAGATCCGCACAATCCCTTCCAGGCAGCTGGAGGACACTGGAATCCCACCAACCAACCCCACGGTAATCATGCCGGTGATTTTCCCGCGTTGTTCTCCAACCAGGGTCGAGCTAAAATGTGCTTTTTCACAGACAAGTTTACTGTGGCTCAGGTAATAGGAAAATCGGTGATTATTCATGAAAACCCGGACGATTACCGCACCCAACCGGCAGGGGCAGCGGGCAAAAGATTAGCCTGCGGGGTTATTATCTAA
- a CDS encoding M48 family metallopeptidase, whose product MTLLVGVFSLLFLWYTLFPGRVAPETLHYFNAAQVAKGREYALGQRLVFITGFMVQVAFLFWLVFSGRAAALSRWLQQLTGGSYWAGIVLFFIVLWLLLQLISLPFTLYGSYFWQHRWGFSTQTWGSWWLDYLKGSGLDIALTLVGVILLFWLMGRWPRTWWFLAAACLSVWLVVQSYLWPVLVSPLFNRFTPAKDPAVVNMVQNLGEKAGIPVEQVLVMDASRRTTKANAYFAGIGHTKRIVLYDTLLKNYSPDEVKAVVAHEMAHWRQGHIVKGLIMGILGNFLLWGLLFFTLRATLPAHLRYPIYTWAIVMLFFLMVSFVCSPVQNYVSRQMEKEADQVSVMLTGDKQAAVRLQVNLATKNLSDVSPPAFIEWFSFSHPPAVTRINSILMDQR is encoded by the coding sequence TTGACCCTGTTGGTGGGAGTGTTTAGCCTGCTGTTCCTCTGGTATACCTTGTTCCCCGGCCGGGTGGCACCCGAAACATTGCATTATTTTAATGCCGCCCAGGTGGCTAAAGGGCGGGAGTATGCCCTGGGCCAGCGATTGGTTTTCATCACCGGCTTTATGGTACAAGTGGCCTTCCTTTTCTGGCTGGTGTTTAGCGGCCGGGCAGCGGCCCTATCCCGCTGGTTACAGCAGCTTACCGGGGGAAGTTACTGGGCCGGTATAGTGTTGTTTTTTATAGTACTGTGGCTGTTATTGCAACTTATTAGTTTACCATTTACCCTTTACGGCAGCTATTTCTGGCAGCACCGCTGGGGTTTTTCCACCCAAACCTGGGGCTCCTGGTGGCTGGATTATTTGAAGGGGAGTGGTTTGGATATAGCTCTAACATTGGTGGGGGTCATCTTGCTCTTTTGGCTGATGGGTCGCTGGCCCCGTACCTGGTGGTTTCTAGCCGCCGCCTGCCTTTCCGTATGGTTGGTGGTGCAAAGCTATCTCTGGCCGGTACTGGTTTCACCACTGTTTAACCGCTTTACCCCGGCTAAAGATCCCGCGGTTGTTAACATGGTGCAAAATCTGGGGGAGAAGGCCGGTATACCGGTGGAACAGGTACTGGTGATGGATGCCAGCCGGCGCACAACTAAGGCTAATGCCTATTTTGCCGGCATCGGGCACACCAAACGTATTGTGCTTTACGATACTTTACTGAAAAATTATTCGCCGGATGAGGTTAAGGCAGTGGTGGCTCACGAAATGGCCCACTGGCGCCAGGGGCATATCGTAAAGGGGCTGATCATGGGTATTCTGGGTAACTTCCTGCTGTGGGGCCTGCTGTTTTTTACCCTGCGGGCCACCTTACCGGCTCACCTGCGTTACCCCATTTATACCTGGGCCATTGTGATGCTGTTCTTTTTAATGGTATCTTTTGTCTGCAGCCCGGTACAGAATTATGTTTCCCGTCAAATGGAAAAGGAGGCCGATCAGGTTTCAGTTATGTTAACCGGGGATAAACAGGCAGCGGTACGCTTGCAGGTGAATCTGGCCACTAAAAATTTATCGGACGTATCTCCGCCGGCCTTTATAGAGTGGTTTAGTTTCTCCCATCCGCCGGCTGTTACCAGAATCAATTCAATACTAATGGATCAGAGGTAA
- a CDS encoding alanine/glycine:cation symporter family protein, which translates to MDVLKLLDQIDGLVWGPPLLVLLVGTGIWLTLRLKLLQVFRLPLALKLIFTAKNDGSGDVNSFGALCTALAATVGTGNIVGVATAIKTGGPGALFWMWMAAFFGMATKYAEGLLAVKYRSVDANGQISGGPMYYIENGLGKKYRPLAVLFAVSGVLVALFGIGTFPQVNAIVSTCNLSLGLPVPATAMVITLLVALVTIGGLESISRVSTKIVPFMAVFYVIACLTILIINAGQIPQAISLIISSAFSGTAATGGFLGATVMMAIRNGVARGVFSNESGLGSAPIAAAAAKTKWPAEQGLISMTGTFIDTIIICTMTGLTLVVTGAWSGDAKGAAMTQDAFAAALPVIGPYVLTFGLVLFAFTTILGWNYYGERCCEYLFGVKGIKPYRYVFIGLVAAGAFLKLEAIWLIADIVNGLMALPNLIALLGLSGVVVLETQRYLEHLEREKLVTLKSKPGATEVGNLR; encoded by the coding sequence ATGGATGTATTAAAGTTGCTGGATCAAATTGATGGTTTAGTGTGGGGACCGCCGCTGTTGGTTTTGCTTGTCGGCACTGGTATATGGTTAACCCTGCGGCTGAAATTACTGCAGGTGTTTCGTTTGCCCCTGGCCCTTAAATTAATCTTTACGGCCAAGAATGATGGTTCCGGTGATGTTAATAGTTTTGGTGCTCTTTGCACGGCTCTGGCCGCCACCGTTGGTACCGGCAATATTGTCGGGGTGGCCACAGCTATTAAAACAGGGGGCCCTGGGGCCCTGTTCTGGATGTGGATGGCCGCCTTCTTCGGTATGGCCACCAAATATGCAGAAGGCCTGTTAGCTGTAAAATATCGCTCAGTGGATGCCAATGGTCAAATTTCCGGCGGCCCCATGTATTACATAGAAAATGGGTTGGGTAAAAAGTACCGTCCACTGGCCGTCCTGTTTGCAGTCAGTGGTGTACTGGTAGCCCTTTTCGGTATCGGAACATTTCCGCAGGTCAATGCCATTGTTTCCACTTGTAACCTTAGTTTAGGCTTACCTGTTCCTGCAACTGCCATGGTCATTACTTTACTGGTTGCGCTGGTTACCATTGGAGGATTAGAAAGTATCTCCAGAGTCTCCACCAAGATAGTTCCTTTCATGGCCGTATTCTATGTAATTGCCTGTTTAACAATATTAATTATTAATGCCGGGCAGATACCCCAGGCCATTAGTCTCATTATCAGCAGTGCCTTTTCCGGTACAGCTGCCACAGGTGGATTTTTAGGCGCCACTGTTATGATGGCCATCCGCAATGGTGTGGCGAGAGGGGTATTTTCCAACGAGTCCGGCTTAGGTAGTGCCCCCATTGCTGCCGCTGCGGCCAAAACCAAGTGGCCGGCAGAGCAAGGATTAATTTCCATGACCGGTACTTTTATTGATACCATTATAATCTGTACTATGACAGGTCTAACTTTAGTTGTTACAGGGGCCTGGTCCGGGGACGCCAAAGGAGCTGCCATGACCCAGGATGCCTTTGCTGCCGCCCTGCCGGTAATCGGACCCTATGTTTTAACCTTTGGCTTGGTCTTGTTTGCCTTTACCACTATATTGGGCTGGAACTACTACGGCGAACGATGCTGTGAGTATTTATTTGGCGTCAAGGGCATCAAGCCCTATAGATATGTGTTTATTGGATTGGTGGCAGCCGGAGCATTTTTAAAGTTGGAAGCCATTTGGCTAATTGCTGATATTGTTAACGGCCTCATGGCCCTACCTAACCTAATTGCTTTACTGGGCTTGTCTGGCGTGGTGGTACTGGAAACACAACGTTATTTAGAGCACTTAGAGCGTGAAAAACTGGTCACCCTAAAAAGTAAACCTGGTGCTACAGAAGTCGGTAATCTAAGATAA
- a CDS encoding endonuclease MutS2 gives MERTLKRLEFDKVLARLAEHAHSELGKERARELVPSTDREVIKRWQAETTEGRELLRLDPVAELGGWHDVRQAVARAARFAVLSAEELLAVGETLAASRRIKKFFAEKSSRYPLLNELAEALTIQAQLEKNILRAILPGGEIADDASPELLQIRRGLARAQNRVRERMESIIRSSENQKYLQDPIITIRNDRYVVPVKQEYRNQIPGIVHDQSASGATLFIEPMAAVEANNEVRRLMVAEQQEIQKILVELSNGVSAIAEDLTITMDALGQLDFIMAKARYSRTLNALSPTIIDGARVDIKKGRHPLLGEDAVPATISLGKDFRTLVITGPNTGGKTVTLKTVGLFTLMTQSGLHIPAEAGSEMGIFNQVFADIGDEQSIEQSLSTFSSHMTNIVNILNRADTGSLVLLDELGAGTDPTEGAALARAILEELHGRGACTIATTHYSELKNYAYTTPGVENASVEFDVETLRPTYRLLIGRPGRSNAFEISARLGLQPAIVQRARQFLTTEQVQVADLINKLEQTQQAAERDREEAAILRRESEEIKERYRQLEEQLREKREAILEKAYEEASKLVRASRLEAEEAVKELRAKLAQANARDREEAIKQARQKLQRVTSKVAAKEPERTTPGEIPRQVKPGEQVFLPKYNQKAYVLSVSGDNVQVQVGIMKMFVPLKELRRVNEPRVTAHGQSQVGQVYMDKAKSIETSLDLRGMTTDEALLEIEKYLDDAFIAGLSSVILIHGKGTGALRAAVHRELKNNPRVKSFRLGEAGEGGAGATVVNLK, from the coding sequence ATGGAACGCACTCTGAAAAGGTTAGAATTTGATAAAGTGCTGGCACGTCTGGCGGAGCATGCTCATTCGGAGTTGGGTAAGGAACGGGCCAGAGAACTGGTGCCGTCCACCGACCGGGAAGTGATTAAAAGGTGGCAGGCGGAAACCACCGAGGGCAGGGAATTATTAAGGCTGGATCCGGTGGCCGAATTGGGAGGCTGGCATGATGTGCGGCAGGCGGTGGCCCGGGCGGCCCGGTTTGCCGTATTGTCAGCGGAAGAACTCCTGGCTGTGGGGGAAACTCTGGCGGCCAGCCGGCGGATTAAAAAGTTTTTTGCTGAGAAAAGTAGTCGCTACCCGCTATTAAATGAGTTGGCCGAGGCTCTGACCATCCAGGCCCAGTTGGAGAAAAACATTCTCCGGGCCATCCTGCCCGGCGGGGAGATAGCAGATGATGCCTCCCCGGAGTTGCTGCAGATTCGCCGGGGACTGGCCCGGGCCCAAAACCGGGTGCGGGAGCGGATGGAAAGTATTATTCGTTCCAGTGAAAACCAGAAATATTTGCAGGACCCCATCATTACCATCCGTAACGACCGTTATGTGGTGCCAGTGAAGCAGGAATACCGCAATCAAATTCCCGGCATTGTTCACGACCAATCAGCCAGCGGTGCCACACTGTTTATTGAGCCCATGGCCGCAGTGGAAGCCAACAACGAAGTACGCCGCTTGATGGTGGCTGAGCAGCAGGAGATCCAAAAAATACTGGTGGAACTATCCAACGGAGTGTCCGCCATTGCTGAAGATTTAACTATCACCATGGATGCCTTGGGACAGTTGGATTTCATCATGGCCAAGGCCCGCTACAGCCGGACTTTAAATGCCTTGAGCCCCACAATTATAGATGGTGCCAGAGTGGATATTAAAAAGGGCCGCCACCCGTTGTTGGGAGAAGATGCAGTGCCGGCCACCATATCTCTAGGCAAGGACTTTCGCACCCTGGTGATTACCGGTCCCAACACAGGCGGGAAAACCGTTACCTTAAAGACAGTAGGATTATTTACCCTGATGACCCAGAGCGGTCTGCACATACCGGCGGAGGCCGGTTCAGAGATGGGTATATTTAATCAAGTCTTTGCTGATATCGGGGATGAACAGAGTATCGAGCAGTCCCTTAGTACCTTTTCTTCCCATATGACTAATATTGTCAATATTTTAAACAGGGCGGATACTGGTTCGCTGGTTTTACTGGATGAGCTGGGGGCCGGTACCGATCCCACCGAGGGTGCTGCTCTAGCCCGGGCCATCCTGGAGGAACTGCACGGGCGGGGGGCCTGCACCATTGCCACCACCCACTATAGTGAACTGAAAAATTATGCTTACACCACCCCGGGGGTAGAAAACGCCAGTGTGGAATTCGATGTGGAGACTCTGCGGCCCACCTATCGACTGTTAATTGGCCGCCCCGGACGTAGTAATGCCTTTGAAATCTCCGCCCGACTGGGGCTGCAGCCGGCCATTGTACAGCGGGCCAGGCAGTTTTTGACCACCGAACAGGTGCAGGTGGCGGATCTAATTAACAAGCTGGAACAAACCCAGCAGGCCGCCGAACGGGACCGAGAAGAAGCAGCTATCCTGCGTCGGGAAAGTGAAGAGATAAAAGAACGGTACCGTCAATTGGAGGAACAGTTACGGGAAAAACGGGAGGCCATTTTAGAAAAGGCCTACGAGGAAGCCAGCAAGCTGGTGCGTGCCTCCCGGTTGGAAGCTGAGGAAGCAGTGAAGGAACTGCGGGCCAAGCTGGCCCAGGCCAATGCCCGGGACCGGGAAGAGGCTATTAAACAGGCCCGGCAAAAGCTGCAGCGGGTTACCAGCAAGGTGGCAGCTAAAGAACCGGAACGTACCACTCCCGGGGAAATTCCCCGCCAGGTGAAACCAGGAGAACAGGTATTTTTGCCCAAGTATAATCAGAAGGCTTATGTACTTAGTGTTTCCGGCGATAATGTCCAGGTCCAAGTGGGGATCATGAAGATGTTTGTGCCCCTGAAAGAGCTACGTCGGGTAAACGAGCCCAGGGTCACCGCCCATGGTCAATCACAAGTGGGCCAAGTGTATATGGATAAGGCCAAATCCATTGAAACCAGTCTTGATCTTAGAGGTATGACTACTGATGAAGCGTTGTTGGAGATTGAAAAGTACCTGGACGATGCCTTTATAGCCGGATTAAGCAGTGTCATTTTAATTCACGGTAAAGGCACCGGGGCACTGCGGGCAGCAGTACACCGGGAATTAAAGAATAACCCCCGGGTGAAATCCTTCCGCCTGGGTGAAGCCGGTGAGGGCGGCGCCGGAGCCACAGTGGTGAATTTAAAATAG